The following are encoded together in the Lepidochelys kempii isolate rLepKem1 chromosome 7, rLepKem1.hap2, whole genome shotgun sequence genome:
- the LOXL4 gene encoding lysyl oxidase homolog 4 isoform X4 → MAESVWGGSVMLAGPIPTLLLLCLATPSWQQPPQVQVRLVGARSQAGEGRLEVLYDGQWGTVCDDDFDIHVASVACRELGFESAVTWAHSAKYGRGEGPVWLDNVQCAGTEGSLAECNSNGWGVSDCHHGEDAGVVCSGRHPPGAPAPGPGAGLQGTKLEEVRLKPVLAWAKLSMPITEGVVEVKHEGRWRQVCDAGWTRNSSRVVCGMLGFPREKRLNTGFYRKLWNLQLKDPKSSLRTLSRKNAFWIHRVSCLGTEHHLSHCPVQASPASRLQPACPRGMHAVVSCVPGAEFQKAKARPFRQGRRAEGPQVRLRAGAQVGEGRVEVLHRGHWGTVCDEKWNLLAASVVCRQLGYGTARQALAGAQLGQGLGPIHMTEVQCTGSERSLHECRFQEAAQSGCRHEADAAVRCNVPRMDYQSQVRLVGGRSPEEGVVEVLVPGGGTLKWGSVCGERWGLNEAMVVCRQLGLGFASHALQETWYWQGSPEAGEVVVSGVRCTGSELSIQQCQRHGPVHCPAGGGRFSAGVSCTETAPDLVLDAQLVQETGYLEERPLAMLSCAHEERCLSRSADHASWPHGHRRLLRFSSRIHNLGRADFRPHTGRHAWLWHQCHRHYHSMEVFTHYDLLTPNGSRVAEGHKASFCLEDTSCPPGLQRRFACANFGEQGVSAGCWDTYRHDIDCQWVDISDVGPGSYVLQVVVNPQHEVAESDFSNNVMRCQCRYDGHRAWLHGCHTGDQYGAEALRELEQQQRLASNLL, encoded by the exons ATGGCA GAGTCTGTCTGGGGAGGATCAGTGATGCTGGCTGGAcccatccccaccctgctcctgctgTGCCTGGCGacccccagctggcagcagcccCCCCAGGTTCAGGTGCGGCTGGTGggggccaggagccaggcaggCGAGGGGCGGCTGGAGGTGCTGTACGATGGGCAGTGGGGGACCGTGTGTGACGACGACTTCGACATCCACGTGGCCAGTGTGgcctgcagggagctgggctttGAGTCGGCCGTGACATGGGCCCACAGCGCCAAGTATGGCCGAGGGGAAG GCCCTGTCTGGCTGGACAACGTGCAGTGTGCCGGCACCGAGGGCTCCCTGGCCGAGTGCAACTCCAACGGCTGGGGCGTGAGTGACTGCCACCACGGAGAGGACGCCGGCGTCGTGTGCTCGGGCCGGCACCCGcctggtgcccctgccccgggcccaGGCGCCGGCCTGCAG ggaacGAAGCTGGAGGAGGTGCGGCTCAAGCCCGTCCTGGCCTGGGCTAAGCTGAGCATGCCCATCACCGAGGGCGTGGTGGAGGTGAAGCACGAGGGGCGCTGGAGGCAGGTGTGCGACGCCGGCTGGACCAGGAACAGCAGCCGCGTGGTGTGCGGGATGCTGGGTTTCCCCCGGGAGAAGCGGCTCAACACCGGCTTCTACAG GAAGCTCTGGAACCTGCAGTTGAAGGATCCCAAGTCGAG CCTGAGGACCCTGAGCCGGAAGAACGCGTTCTGGATCCACCGGGTCAGCTGCCTGGGCACGGAGCACCACCTGTCCCACTGCCCGGTGCAGGCGTCCCCTGCCAGCCGGCTCCAGCCCGCCTGCCCCCGCGGCATGCACGCCGTCGTCAGCTGCGTCCCGGGCGCCGAGTTCCAGAAAGCCAAGGCCAGGCCGTTCCGCCAGGGCCGGCGCGCAGAG GGGCCCCAGGTGCGTCTCCGGGCTGGCGCCCAGGTGGGCGAGGGCCGGGTGGAGGTGCTGCACCGTGGCCACTGGGGCACCGTGTGCGACGAAAAGTGGAACCTGCTCGCAGCCAGCGTGGTGTGTCGGCAGCTGGGCTACGGGACGGCCAGGCAGGCCCTGGCAGGGGCCCAGCTGGGCCAGG GCCTGGGCCCCATCCACATGACCGAGGTGCAGTGCACGGGCTCCGAGCGCTCCCTCCACGAGTGCCGCTTCCAGGAGGCAGCGCAGAGCGGCTGCCGGCATGAGGCCGATGCTGCCGTCCGGTGCAACGTGCCCCGCATGGACTACCAGAGCCAG gtGCGCCTGGTGGGGGGCCGTAGCCCCGAGGAGGGTGTGGTGGAGGTGCTGGTGCCGGGGGGGGGCACCCTGAAGTGGGGCTCCGTGTGCGGTGAACGGTGGGGGCTGAACGAGGCCATGGTGGTCTGCAGacagctggggctgggcttcGCCAGCCACGCCCTCCAG gagacCTGGTACTGGCAGGGCAGCCCGGAGGCGGGCGAGGTGGTGGTGAGCGGCGTGCGCTGCACGGGCTCTGAGCTCAGCATCCAGCAGTGCCAGCGCCATGGCCCCGTGCACTGCCCGGCTGGCGGTGGGCGCTTCTCTGCCGGGGTCAGCTGCACCGAGA CCGCCCCGGACCTGGTGCTGGATGCGCAGCTGGTGCAGGAGACGGgctacctggaggagcggccgcTCGCCATGCTGTCCTGCGCCCACGAGGAGCGCTGCCTCTCACGCTCGGCCGACCACGCCAGCTGGCCCCACGGGCACCGGCGTCTGCTGCGCTTCTCCTCCCGGATCCACAACCTGGGCCGAGCCGACTTCCGGCCCCACACCGGCCGCCACGCCTGGCTCTGGCATCAGTGCCACAG GCATTACCACAGCATGGAGGTTTTCACCCACTACGACCTGCTGACGCCCAACGGCTCCAGGGTGGCCGAAGGGCACAAGGCCAGCTTCTGCCTCGAGGACACCAGCTGCCCCCCAG ggctgcagcGGCGCTTTGCGTGTGCCAACTTCGGGGAGCAGGGGGTGAGCGCGGGGTGCTGGGACACCTACCGGCACGACATCGACTGCCAGTGGGTGGACATCAGCGACGTGGGGCCCGGCAGCTACGTCTTACAG gTGGTCGTGAACCCCCAGCACGAGGTGGCCGAGTCCGATTTCTCCAACAACGTGATGCGCTGCCAGTGCAGGTACGATGGGCATCGCGCCTGGCTGCACGGCTGCCACACAG gtgACCAGTACGGCGCCGAGGCCCTCCgagagctggagcagcagcagcgcctgGCCAGTAACCTCCTGTGA
- the LOXL4 gene encoding lysyl oxidase homolog 4 isoform X3 yields MAESVWGGSVMLAGPIPTLLLLCLATPSWQQPPQVQVRLVGARSQAGEGRLEVLYDGQWGTVCDDDFDIHVASVACRELGFESAVTWAHSAKYGRGEGPVWLDNVQCAGTEGSLAECNSNGWGVSDCHHGEDAGVVCSGRHPPGAPAPGPGAGLQGTKLEEVRLKPVLAWAKLSMPITEGVVEVKHEGRWRQVCDAGWTRNSSRVVCGMLGFPREKRLNTGFYRKLWNLQLKDPKSSLRTLSRKNAFWIHRVSCLGTEHHLSHCPVQASPASRLQPACPRGMHAVVSCVPGAEFQKAKARPFRQGRRAEGPQVRLRAGAQVGEGRVEVLHRGHWGTVCDEKWNLLAASVVCRQLGYGTARQALAGAQLGQGLGPIHMTEVQCTGSERSLHECRFQEAAQSGCRHEADAAVRCNVPRMDYQSQETWYWQGSPEAGEVVVSGVRCTGSELSIQQCQRHGPVHCPAGGGRFSAGVSCTETAPDLVLDAQLVQETGYLEERPLAMLSCAHEERCLSRSADHASWPHGHRRLLRFSSRIHNLGRADFRPHTGRHAWLWHQCHRHYHSMEVFTHYDLLTPNGSRVAEGHKASFCLEDTSCPPGLQRRFACANFGEQGVSAGCWDTYRHDIDCQWVDISDVGPGSYVLQVGAACPGPGPGPVRAARPRAAPPPSARSGPGCALGAGQGGNPPAWARGQSPDACGWGQPGRGRGPRCEAAQPPSLSHQPGHQLCVPGLAPPRAPCPSSLLPPLPSPAQVVVNPQHEVAESDFSNNVMRCQCRYDGHRAWLHGCHTGDQYGAEALRELEQQQRLASNLL; encoded by the exons ATGGCA GAGTCTGTCTGGGGAGGATCAGTGATGCTGGCTGGAcccatccccaccctgctcctgctgTGCCTGGCGacccccagctggcagcagcccCCCCAGGTTCAGGTGCGGCTGGTGggggccaggagccaggcaggCGAGGGGCGGCTGGAGGTGCTGTACGATGGGCAGTGGGGGACCGTGTGTGACGACGACTTCGACATCCACGTGGCCAGTGTGgcctgcagggagctgggctttGAGTCGGCCGTGACATGGGCCCACAGCGCCAAGTATGGCCGAGGGGAAG GCCCTGTCTGGCTGGACAACGTGCAGTGTGCCGGCACCGAGGGCTCCCTGGCCGAGTGCAACTCCAACGGCTGGGGCGTGAGTGACTGCCACCACGGAGAGGACGCCGGCGTCGTGTGCTCGGGCCGGCACCCGcctggtgcccctgccccgggcccaGGCGCCGGCCTGCAG ggaacGAAGCTGGAGGAGGTGCGGCTCAAGCCCGTCCTGGCCTGGGCTAAGCTGAGCATGCCCATCACCGAGGGCGTGGTGGAGGTGAAGCACGAGGGGCGCTGGAGGCAGGTGTGCGACGCCGGCTGGACCAGGAACAGCAGCCGCGTGGTGTGCGGGATGCTGGGTTTCCCCCGGGAGAAGCGGCTCAACACCGGCTTCTACAG GAAGCTCTGGAACCTGCAGTTGAAGGATCCCAAGTCGAG CCTGAGGACCCTGAGCCGGAAGAACGCGTTCTGGATCCACCGGGTCAGCTGCCTGGGCACGGAGCACCACCTGTCCCACTGCCCGGTGCAGGCGTCCCCTGCCAGCCGGCTCCAGCCCGCCTGCCCCCGCGGCATGCACGCCGTCGTCAGCTGCGTCCCGGGCGCCGAGTTCCAGAAAGCCAAGGCCAGGCCGTTCCGCCAGGGCCGGCGCGCAGAG GGGCCCCAGGTGCGTCTCCGGGCTGGCGCCCAGGTGGGCGAGGGCCGGGTGGAGGTGCTGCACCGTGGCCACTGGGGCACCGTGTGCGACGAAAAGTGGAACCTGCTCGCAGCCAGCGTGGTGTGTCGGCAGCTGGGCTACGGGACGGCCAGGCAGGCCCTGGCAGGGGCCCAGCTGGGCCAGG GCCTGGGCCCCATCCACATGACCGAGGTGCAGTGCACGGGCTCCGAGCGCTCCCTCCACGAGTGCCGCTTCCAGGAGGCAGCGCAGAGCGGCTGCCGGCATGAGGCCGATGCTGCCGTCCGGTGCAACGTGCCCCGCATGGACTACCAGAGCCAG gagacCTGGTACTGGCAGGGCAGCCCGGAGGCGGGCGAGGTGGTGGTGAGCGGCGTGCGCTGCACGGGCTCTGAGCTCAGCATCCAGCAGTGCCAGCGCCATGGCCCCGTGCACTGCCCGGCTGGCGGTGGGCGCTTCTCTGCCGGGGTCAGCTGCACCGAGA CCGCCCCGGACCTGGTGCTGGATGCGCAGCTGGTGCAGGAGACGGgctacctggaggagcggccgcTCGCCATGCTGTCCTGCGCCCACGAGGAGCGCTGCCTCTCACGCTCGGCCGACCACGCCAGCTGGCCCCACGGGCACCGGCGTCTGCTGCGCTTCTCCTCCCGGATCCACAACCTGGGCCGAGCCGACTTCCGGCCCCACACCGGCCGCCACGCCTGGCTCTGGCATCAGTGCCACAG GCATTACCACAGCATGGAGGTTTTCACCCACTACGACCTGCTGACGCCCAACGGCTCCAGGGTGGCCGAAGGGCACAAGGCCAGCTTCTGCCTCGAGGACACCAGCTGCCCCCCAG ggctgcagcGGCGCTTTGCGTGTGCCAACTTCGGGGAGCAGGGGGTGAGCGCGGGGTGCTGGGACACCTACCGGCACGACATCGACTGCCAGTGGGTGGACATCAGCGACGTGGGGCCCGGCAGCTACGTCTTACAGGTAGGAGCCGCgtgcccggggccggggccggggcctgtCCGCGCTGCCCGCCCCCGGGCCGCgcctccccccagcgcccgcTCAGGGCCTGGCTGCGCCCTGGGAGCCGGCCAGGGCGGGAACCCGCCGGCCTGGGCCAGAGGCCAGAGCCCCGACGCCTGCGGCTGGGGGCagccggggaggggccgggggccccGGTGTGAGGCTGCCCAGCCCCCGTCCCTCTCCCACCAGCCCGGGCACCAGCTCTGCGTGCCTGGCCTTGCCCCCCCGcgggccccctgcccctcctctctcctccctcccctcccctctcctgcccaggTGGTCGTGAACCCCCAGCACGAGGTGGCCGAGTCCGATTTCTCCAACAACGTGATGCGCTGCCAGTGCAGGTACGATGGGCATCGCGCCTGGCTGCACGGCTGCCACACAG gtgACCAGTACGGCGCCGAGGCCCTCCgagagctggagcagcagcagcgcctgGCCAGTAACCTCCTGTGA
- the LOXL4 gene encoding lysyl oxidase homolog 4 isoform X1: protein MAESVWGGSVMLAGPIPTLLLLCLATPSWQQPPQVQVRLVGARSQAGEGRLEVLYDGQWGTVCDDDFDIHVASVACRELGFESAVTWAHSAKYGRGEGPVWLDNVQCAGTEGSLAECNSNGWGVSDCHHGEDAGVVCSGRHPPGAPAPGPGAGLQGTKLEEVRLKPVLAWAKLSMPITEGVVEVKHEGRWRQVCDAGWTRNSSRVVCGMLGFPREKRLNTGFYRKLWNLQLKDPKSSLRTLSRKNAFWIHRVSCLGTEHHLSHCPVQASPASRLQPACPRGMHAVVSCVPGAEFQKAKARPFRQGRRAEGPQVRLRAGAQVGEGRVEVLHRGHWGTVCDEKWNLLAASVVCRQLGYGTARQALAGAQLGQGLGPIHMTEVQCTGSERSLHECRFQEAAQSGCRHEADAAVRCNVPRMDYQSQVRLVGGRSPEEGVVEVLVPGGGTLKWGSVCGERWGLNEAMVVCRQLGLGFASHALQETWYWQGSPEAGEVVVSGVRCTGSELSIQQCQRHGPVHCPAGGGRFSAGVSCTETAPDLVLDAQLVQETGYLEERPLAMLSCAHEERCLSRSADHASWPHGHRRLLRFSSRIHNLGRADFRPHTGRHAWLWHQCHRHYHSMEVFTHYDLLTPNGSRVAEGHKASFCLEDTSCPPGLQRRFACANFGEQGVSAGCWDTYRHDIDCQWVDISDVGPGSYVLQVGAACPGPGPGPVRAARPRAAPPPSARSGPGCALGAGQGGNPPAWARGQSPDACGWGQPGRGRGPRCEAAQPPSLSHQPGHQLCVPGLAPPRAPCPSSLLPPLPSPAQVVVNPQHEVAESDFSNNVMRCQCRYDGHRAWLHGCHTGDQYGAEALRELEQQQRLASNLL from the exons ATGGCA GAGTCTGTCTGGGGAGGATCAGTGATGCTGGCTGGAcccatccccaccctgctcctgctgTGCCTGGCGacccccagctggcagcagcccCCCCAGGTTCAGGTGCGGCTGGTGggggccaggagccaggcaggCGAGGGGCGGCTGGAGGTGCTGTACGATGGGCAGTGGGGGACCGTGTGTGACGACGACTTCGACATCCACGTGGCCAGTGTGgcctgcagggagctgggctttGAGTCGGCCGTGACATGGGCCCACAGCGCCAAGTATGGCCGAGGGGAAG GCCCTGTCTGGCTGGACAACGTGCAGTGTGCCGGCACCGAGGGCTCCCTGGCCGAGTGCAACTCCAACGGCTGGGGCGTGAGTGACTGCCACCACGGAGAGGACGCCGGCGTCGTGTGCTCGGGCCGGCACCCGcctggtgcccctgccccgggcccaGGCGCCGGCCTGCAG ggaacGAAGCTGGAGGAGGTGCGGCTCAAGCCCGTCCTGGCCTGGGCTAAGCTGAGCATGCCCATCACCGAGGGCGTGGTGGAGGTGAAGCACGAGGGGCGCTGGAGGCAGGTGTGCGACGCCGGCTGGACCAGGAACAGCAGCCGCGTGGTGTGCGGGATGCTGGGTTTCCCCCGGGAGAAGCGGCTCAACACCGGCTTCTACAG GAAGCTCTGGAACCTGCAGTTGAAGGATCCCAAGTCGAG CCTGAGGACCCTGAGCCGGAAGAACGCGTTCTGGATCCACCGGGTCAGCTGCCTGGGCACGGAGCACCACCTGTCCCACTGCCCGGTGCAGGCGTCCCCTGCCAGCCGGCTCCAGCCCGCCTGCCCCCGCGGCATGCACGCCGTCGTCAGCTGCGTCCCGGGCGCCGAGTTCCAGAAAGCCAAGGCCAGGCCGTTCCGCCAGGGCCGGCGCGCAGAG GGGCCCCAGGTGCGTCTCCGGGCTGGCGCCCAGGTGGGCGAGGGCCGGGTGGAGGTGCTGCACCGTGGCCACTGGGGCACCGTGTGCGACGAAAAGTGGAACCTGCTCGCAGCCAGCGTGGTGTGTCGGCAGCTGGGCTACGGGACGGCCAGGCAGGCCCTGGCAGGGGCCCAGCTGGGCCAGG GCCTGGGCCCCATCCACATGACCGAGGTGCAGTGCACGGGCTCCGAGCGCTCCCTCCACGAGTGCCGCTTCCAGGAGGCAGCGCAGAGCGGCTGCCGGCATGAGGCCGATGCTGCCGTCCGGTGCAACGTGCCCCGCATGGACTACCAGAGCCAG gtGCGCCTGGTGGGGGGCCGTAGCCCCGAGGAGGGTGTGGTGGAGGTGCTGGTGCCGGGGGGGGGCACCCTGAAGTGGGGCTCCGTGTGCGGTGAACGGTGGGGGCTGAACGAGGCCATGGTGGTCTGCAGacagctggggctgggcttcGCCAGCCACGCCCTCCAG gagacCTGGTACTGGCAGGGCAGCCCGGAGGCGGGCGAGGTGGTGGTGAGCGGCGTGCGCTGCACGGGCTCTGAGCTCAGCATCCAGCAGTGCCAGCGCCATGGCCCCGTGCACTGCCCGGCTGGCGGTGGGCGCTTCTCTGCCGGGGTCAGCTGCACCGAGA CCGCCCCGGACCTGGTGCTGGATGCGCAGCTGGTGCAGGAGACGGgctacctggaggagcggccgcTCGCCATGCTGTCCTGCGCCCACGAGGAGCGCTGCCTCTCACGCTCGGCCGACCACGCCAGCTGGCCCCACGGGCACCGGCGTCTGCTGCGCTTCTCCTCCCGGATCCACAACCTGGGCCGAGCCGACTTCCGGCCCCACACCGGCCGCCACGCCTGGCTCTGGCATCAGTGCCACAG GCATTACCACAGCATGGAGGTTTTCACCCACTACGACCTGCTGACGCCCAACGGCTCCAGGGTGGCCGAAGGGCACAAGGCCAGCTTCTGCCTCGAGGACACCAGCTGCCCCCCAG ggctgcagcGGCGCTTTGCGTGTGCCAACTTCGGGGAGCAGGGGGTGAGCGCGGGGTGCTGGGACACCTACCGGCACGACATCGACTGCCAGTGGGTGGACATCAGCGACGTGGGGCCCGGCAGCTACGTCTTACAGGTAGGAGCCGCgtgcccggggccggggccggggcctgtCCGCGCTGCCCGCCCCCGGGCCGCgcctccccccagcgcccgcTCAGGGCCTGGCTGCGCCCTGGGAGCCGGCCAGGGCGGGAACCCGCCGGCCTGGGCCAGAGGCCAGAGCCCCGACGCCTGCGGCTGGGGGCagccggggaggggccgggggccccGGTGTGAGGCTGCCCAGCCCCCGTCCCTCTCCCACCAGCCCGGGCACCAGCTCTGCGTGCCTGGCCTTGCCCCCCCGcgggccccctgcccctcctctctcctccctcccctcccctctcctgcccaggTGGTCGTGAACCCCCAGCACGAGGTGGCCGAGTCCGATTTCTCCAACAACGTGATGCGCTGCCAGTGCAGGTACGATGGGCATCGCGCCTGGCTGCACGGCTGCCACACAG gtgACCAGTACGGCGCCGAGGCCCTCCgagagctggagcagcagcagcgcctgGCCAGTAACCTCCTGTGA
- the LOXL4 gene encoding lysyl oxidase homolog 4 isoform X2: MLAGPIPTLLLLCLATPSWQQPPQVQVRLVGARSQAGEGRLEVLYDGQWGTVCDDDFDIHVASVACRELGFESAVTWAHSAKYGRGEGPVWLDNVQCAGTEGSLAECNSNGWGVSDCHHGEDAGVVCSGRHPPGAPAPGPGAGLQGTKLEEVRLKPVLAWAKLSMPITEGVVEVKHEGRWRQVCDAGWTRNSSRVVCGMLGFPREKRLNTGFYRKLWNLQLKDPKSSLRTLSRKNAFWIHRVSCLGTEHHLSHCPVQASPASRLQPACPRGMHAVVSCVPGAEFQKAKARPFRQGRRAEGPQVRLRAGAQVGEGRVEVLHRGHWGTVCDEKWNLLAASVVCRQLGYGTARQALAGAQLGQGLGPIHMTEVQCTGSERSLHECRFQEAAQSGCRHEADAAVRCNVPRMDYQSQVRLVGGRSPEEGVVEVLVPGGGTLKWGSVCGERWGLNEAMVVCRQLGLGFASHALQETWYWQGSPEAGEVVVSGVRCTGSELSIQQCQRHGPVHCPAGGGRFSAGVSCTETAPDLVLDAQLVQETGYLEERPLAMLSCAHEERCLSRSADHASWPHGHRRLLRFSSRIHNLGRADFRPHTGRHAWLWHQCHRHYHSMEVFTHYDLLTPNGSRVAEGHKASFCLEDTSCPPGLQRRFACANFGEQGVSAGCWDTYRHDIDCQWVDISDVGPGSYVLQVGAACPGPGPGPVRAARPRAAPPPSARSGPGCALGAGQGGNPPAWARGQSPDACGWGQPGRGRGPRCEAAQPPSLSHQPGHQLCVPGLAPPRAPCPSSLLPPLPSPAQVVVNPQHEVAESDFSNNVMRCQCRYDGHRAWLHGCHTGDQYGAEALRELEQQQRLASNLL, encoded by the exons ATGCTGGCTGGAcccatccccaccctgctcctgctgTGCCTGGCGacccccagctggcagcagcccCCCCAGGTTCAGGTGCGGCTGGTGggggccaggagccaggcaggCGAGGGGCGGCTGGAGGTGCTGTACGATGGGCAGTGGGGGACCGTGTGTGACGACGACTTCGACATCCACGTGGCCAGTGTGgcctgcagggagctgggctttGAGTCGGCCGTGACATGGGCCCACAGCGCCAAGTATGGCCGAGGGGAAG GCCCTGTCTGGCTGGACAACGTGCAGTGTGCCGGCACCGAGGGCTCCCTGGCCGAGTGCAACTCCAACGGCTGGGGCGTGAGTGACTGCCACCACGGAGAGGACGCCGGCGTCGTGTGCTCGGGCCGGCACCCGcctggtgcccctgccccgggcccaGGCGCCGGCCTGCAG ggaacGAAGCTGGAGGAGGTGCGGCTCAAGCCCGTCCTGGCCTGGGCTAAGCTGAGCATGCCCATCACCGAGGGCGTGGTGGAGGTGAAGCACGAGGGGCGCTGGAGGCAGGTGTGCGACGCCGGCTGGACCAGGAACAGCAGCCGCGTGGTGTGCGGGATGCTGGGTTTCCCCCGGGAGAAGCGGCTCAACACCGGCTTCTACAG GAAGCTCTGGAACCTGCAGTTGAAGGATCCCAAGTCGAG CCTGAGGACCCTGAGCCGGAAGAACGCGTTCTGGATCCACCGGGTCAGCTGCCTGGGCACGGAGCACCACCTGTCCCACTGCCCGGTGCAGGCGTCCCCTGCCAGCCGGCTCCAGCCCGCCTGCCCCCGCGGCATGCACGCCGTCGTCAGCTGCGTCCCGGGCGCCGAGTTCCAGAAAGCCAAGGCCAGGCCGTTCCGCCAGGGCCGGCGCGCAGAG GGGCCCCAGGTGCGTCTCCGGGCTGGCGCCCAGGTGGGCGAGGGCCGGGTGGAGGTGCTGCACCGTGGCCACTGGGGCACCGTGTGCGACGAAAAGTGGAACCTGCTCGCAGCCAGCGTGGTGTGTCGGCAGCTGGGCTACGGGACGGCCAGGCAGGCCCTGGCAGGGGCCCAGCTGGGCCAGG GCCTGGGCCCCATCCACATGACCGAGGTGCAGTGCACGGGCTCCGAGCGCTCCCTCCACGAGTGCCGCTTCCAGGAGGCAGCGCAGAGCGGCTGCCGGCATGAGGCCGATGCTGCCGTCCGGTGCAACGTGCCCCGCATGGACTACCAGAGCCAG gtGCGCCTGGTGGGGGGCCGTAGCCCCGAGGAGGGTGTGGTGGAGGTGCTGGTGCCGGGGGGGGGCACCCTGAAGTGGGGCTCCGTGTGCGGTGAACGGTGGGGGCTGAACGAGGCCATGGTGGTCTGCAGacagctggggctgggcttcGCCAGCCACGCCCTCCAG gagacCTGGTACTGGCAGGGCAGCCCGGAGGCGGGCGAGGTGGTGGTGAGCGGCGTGCGCTGCACGGGCTCTGAGCTCAGCATCCAGCAGTGCCAGCGCCATGGCCCCGTGCACTGCCCGGCTGGCGGTGGGCGCTTCTCTGCCGGGGTCAGCTGCACCGAGA CCGCCCCGGACCTGGTGCTGGATGCGCAGCTGGTGCAGGAGACGGgctacctggaggagcggccgcTCGCCATGCTGTCCTGCGCCCACGAGGAGCGCTGCCTCTCACGCTCGGCCGACCACGCCAGCTGGCCCCACGGGCACCGGCGTCTGCTGCGCTTCTCCTCCCGGATCCACAACCTGGGCCGAGCCGACTTCCGGCCCCACACCGGCCGCCACGCCTGGCTCTGGCATCAGTGCCACAG GCATTACCACAGCATGGAGGTTTTCACCCACTACGACCTGCTGACGCCCAACGGCTCCAGGGTGGCCGAAGGGCACAAGGCCAGCTTCTGCCTCGAGGACACCAGCTGCCCCCCAG ggctgcagcGGCGCTTTGCGTGTGCCAACTTCGGGGAGCAGGGGGTGAGCGCGGGGTGCTGGGACACCTACCGGCACGACATCGACTGCCAGTGGGTGGACATCAGCGACGTGGGGCCCGGCAGCTACGTCTTACAGGTAGGAGCCGCgtgcccggggccggggccggggcctgtCCGCGCTGCCCGCCCCCGGGCCGCgcctccccccagcgcccgcTCAGGGCCTGGCTGCGCCCTGGGAGCCGGCCAGGGCGGGAACCCGCCGGCCTGGGCCAGAGGCCAGAGCCCCGACGCCTGCGGCTGGGGGCagccggggaggggccgggggccccGGTGTGAGGCTGCCCAGCCCCCGTCCCTCTCCCACCAGCCCGGGCACCAGCTCTGCGTGCCTGGCCTTGCCCCCCCGcgggccccctgcccctcctctctcctccctcccctcccctctcctgcccaggTGGTCGTGAACCCCCAGCACGAGGTGGCCGAGTCCGATTTCTCCAACAACGTGATGCGCTGCCAGTGCAGGTACGATGGGCATCGCGCCTGGCTGCACGGCTGCCACACAG gtgACCAGTACGGCGCCGAGGCCCTCCgagagctggagcagcagcagcgcctgGCCAGTAACCTCCTGTGA